A stretch of the Perca fluviatilis chromosome 17, GENO_Pfluv_1.0, whole genome shotgun sequence genome encodes the following:
- the LOC120545042 gene encoding bromodomain-containing protein 3-like isoform X3: MDLGTIKKRLENNYYWSASECMQDFNTMFTNCYIYNKPTDDIVLMALAVEKIFLQKVAQMPQGEVEISPHAAKGKGRKSSTPGNVTTCSSATTPTSQPSGSYTPSSLPSTTRHHSHNATKKKGLKQKVGGTADTEAEQGKLSEQLRYCNDILAEMMSKKYVAYAWPFYKPVDADALGLHDYRDIIKYPMDLGTVKKKLNGGEYQDAQAFAADVRLVFSNCYKYNPPSHFVVTGARKLQGVFETRFAKMPDEPVESFLPPSAVSPKSAGFAGISGNSSSNSDKSNLAEERATRLAEFQEQVGAEQLKAVHEQLSALSEVPVIKPKKEQEKDKNEDSRQLKGRKKPSSRQSWRVSKDWDSDDESLQMTYNEKHQLSLDINRLSGMKLGRVVQIIQTREPSMRDTCPDEIEIDFEILKPSTLRELEQYVKSCLYKKFKKFQKKSSQLVSHPVSCSSSSDSATSTSTDSSSENSDS; encoded by the exons ATGGACTTGGGAACCATCAAGAAACGGCTCGAGAACAACTACTATTGGAGTGCAAGTGAATGTATGCAAGACTTCAACACCATGTTCACCAACTGCTACATCTATAACAAG CCTACAGATGACATAGTGCTGATGGCCCTAGCCGTGGAAAAGATTTTCCTGCAAAAAGTTGCCCAGATGCCCCAGGGGGAAGTGGAGATTTCCCCTCATGCTGCCAAAGGGAAAGGCCGAAAGAGTAGCACTCCAG GAAATGTGACCACATGTTCTTCAGCTACGACGCCCACATCTCAGCCAAGCGGCAGCTACACACCCTCCAGCTTACCGTCAACGACCAGACACCATTCACACAACGCCACAAAA AAGAAGGGGCTGAAGCAGAAGGTAGGCGGAACCGCTGATACCGAAGCTGAACAGGGCAAACTGAGCGAACAGCTCAGGTATTGCAACGATATCCTGGCGGAAATGATGTCTAAGAAATACGTGGCCTACGCCTGGCCCTTCTACAAGCCTGTGGACGCCGATGCTCTGGGGCTACACGATTACCGCGATATCATCAAATACCCCATGGATCTCGGCACTGTTAAA aAAAAGTTGAATGGAGGAGAGTACCAGGATGCACAAGCCTTCGCCGCAGACGTTAGGctagttttttccaattgctacaAATACAACCCTCCAAGTCACTTTGTTGTCACTGGGGCCAGAAAACTTCAG GGTGTGTTCGAGACTAGGTTTGCAAAGATGCCAGACGAGCCGGTGGAGTCGTTTTTACCACCGAGTGCCGTTTCCCCGAAGAGCGCAGGTTTTGCCGGGATAAGCGGCAACAGCTCCTCCAACTCAGACAAATCAAACTTGGCAGAGGAGCGTGCCACCCGACTTGCCGAGTTTCAAGAACAGGTGGGTGCAGAACAG CTTAAAGCTGTTCACGAGCAGCTCTCTGCACTCTCTGAAGTCCCGGTGATTAAACCAAAGAAGGAACAAGAAAAGGACAAGAACGAGGACAGCAGGCAACTTAAAGGCCGGAAAAAACCTAGCTCCAG GCAGTCGTGGAGGGTAAGCAAAGACTGGGACTCAGATGACGAAAGTCTGCAGATGACGTACAACGAGAAGCACCAGCTGAGCCTGGACATCAACCGGTTGTCTGGCATGAAGCTGGGCCGCGTGGTGCAGATCATTCAGACGCGAGAGCCCTCGATGCGGGACACCTGCCCCGACGAGATCGAGATCGACTTTGAGATACTGAAGCCGTCCACTCTGCGCGAGCTGGAGCAATACGTCAAGTCATGCCTGTACAAGAAGTTCAAGAAATTTCAAA AGAAGAGCAGTCAGCTTGTGTCTCATCCCGtcagctgcagcagctcttCAGACTCTGCCACCAGCACCTCCACTGACTCCAGTTCAGAAAACAGTGACTCGTGA
- the LOC120545042 gene encoding bromodomain-containing protein 3-like isoform X1, whose translation MSADKQPDHPRFVNPPPPEVTNPSRPGRTTNQLKYMQNVVIKSLWRHHLAWPFHQPVDAVRLGLPDYHTIITSPMDLGTIKKRLENNYYWSASECMQDFNTMFTNCYIYNKPTDDIVLMALAVEKIFLQKVAQMPQGEVEISPHAAKGKGRKSSTPGNVTTCSSATTPTSQPSGSYTPSSLPSTTRHHSHNATKKKGLKQKVGGTADTEAEQGKLSEQLRYCNDILAEMMSKKYVAYAWPFYKPVDADALGLHDYRDIIKYPMDLGTVKKKLNGGEYQDAQAFAADVRLVFSNCYKYNPPSHFVVTGARKLQGVFETRFAKMPDEPVESFLPPSAVSPKSAGFAGISGNSSSNSDKSNLAEERATRLAEFQEQVGAEQLKAVHEQLSALSEVPVIKPKKEQEKDKNEDSRQLKGRKKPSSRQSWRVSKDWDSDDESLQMTYNEKHQLSLDINRLSGMKLGRVVQIIQTREPSMRDTCPDEIEIDFEILKPSTLRELEQYVKSCLYKKFKKFQKKSSQLVSHPVSCSSSSDSATSTSTDSSSENSDS comes from the exons ATGTCAGCAGACAAGCAACCAGACCATCCACGTTTTGTGAATCCTCCGCCTCCTGAGGTGACCAACCCCAGCAGGCCAGGCCGAACAACCAACCAGCTGAAGTACATGCAGAATGTAGTAATTAAATCCCTGTGGCGGCACCATTTGGCCTGGCCCTTTCACCAGCCTGTTGATGCAGTCCGTCTTGGACTTCCA GATTATCATACGATAATAACGTCTCCCATGGACTTGGGAACCATCAAGAAACGGCTCGAGAACAACTACTATTGGAGTGCAAGTGAATGTATGCAAGACTTCAACACCATGTTCACCAACTGCTACATCTATAACAAG CCTACAGATGACATAGTGCTGATGGCCCTAGCCGTGGAAAAGATTTTCCTGCAAAAAGTTGCCCAGATGCCCCAGGGGGAAGTGGAGATTTCCCCTCATGCTGCCAAAGGGAAAGGCCGAAAGAGTAGCACTCCAG GAAATGTGACCACATGTTCTTCAGCTACGACGCCCACATCTCAGCCAAGCGGCAGCTACACACCCTCCAGCTTACCGTCAACGACCAGACACCATTCACACAACGCCACAAAA AAGAAGGGGCTGAAGCAGAAGGTAGGCGGAACCGCTGATACCGAAGCTGAACAGGGCAAACTGAGCGAACAGCTCAGGTATTGCAACGATATCCTGGCGGAAATGATGTCTAAGAAATACGTGGCCTACGCCTGGCCCTTCTACAAGCCTGTGGACGCCGATGCTCTGGGGCTACACGATTACCGCGATATCATCAAATACCCCATGGATCTCGGCACTGTTAAA aAAAAGTTGAATGGAGGAGAGTACCAGGATGCACAAGCCTTCGCCGCAGACGTTAGGctagttttttccaattgctacaAATACAACCCTCCAAGTCACTTTGTTGTCACTGGGGCCAGAAAACTTCAG GGTGTGTTCGAGACTAGGTTTGCAAAGATGCCAGACGAGCCGGTGGAGTCGTTTTTACCACCGAGTGCCGTTTCCCCGAAGAGCGCAGGTTTTGCCGGGATAAGCGGCAACAGCTCCTCCAACTCAGACAAATCAAACTTGGCAGAGGAGCGTGCCACCCGACTTGCCGAGTTTCAAGAACAGGTGGGTGCAGAACAG CTTAAAGCTGTTCACGAGCAGCTCTCTGCACTCTCTGAAGTCCCGGTGATTAAACCAAAGAAGGAACAAGAAAAGGACAAGAACGAGGACAGCAGGCAACTTAAAGGCCGGAAAAAACCTAGCTCCAG GCAGTCGTGGAGGGTAAGCAAAGACTGGGACTCAGATGACGAAAGTCTGCAGATGACGTACAACGAGAAGCACCAGCTGAGCCTGGACATCAACCGGTTGTCTGGCATGAAGCTGGGCCGCGTGGTGCAGATCATTCAGACGCGAGAGCCCTCGATGCGGGACACCTGCCCCGACGAGATCGAGATCGACTTTGAGATACTGAAGCCGTCCACTCTGCGCGAGCTGGAGCAATACGTCAAGTCATGCCTGTACAAGAAGTTCAAGAAATTTCAAA AGAAGAGCAGTCAGCTTGTGTCTCATCCCGtcagctgcagcagctcttCAGACTCTGCCACCAGCACCTCCACTGACTCCAGTTCAGAAAACAGTGACTCGTGA
- the LOC120545042 gene encoding bromodomain-containing protein 3-like isoform X2 produces MSADKQPDHPRFVNPPPPEVTNPSRPGRTTNQLKYMQNVVIKSLWRHHLAWPFHQPVDAVRLGLPDYHTIITSPMDLGTIKKRLENNYYWSASECMQDFNTMFTNCYIYNKPTDDIVLMALAVEKIFLQKVAQMPQGEVEISPHAAKGKGRKSSTPGNVTTCSSATTPTSQPSGSYTPSSLPSTTRHHSHNATKKKGLKQKVGGTADTEAEQGKLSEQLRYCNDILAEMMSKKYVAYAWPFYKPVDADALGLHDYRDIIKYPMDLGTVKKKLNGGEYQDAQAFAADVRLVFSNCYKYNPPSHFVVTGARKLQGVFETRFAKMPDEPVESFLPPSAVSPKSAGFAGISGNSSSNSDKSNLAEERATRLAEFQEQLKAVHEQLSALSEVPVIKPKKEQEKDKNEDSRQLKGRKKPSSRQSWRVSKDWDSDDESLQMTYNEKHQLSLDINRLSGMKLGRVVQIIQTREPSMRDTCPDEIEIDFEILKPSTLRELEQYVKSCLYKKFKKFQKKSSQLVSHPVSCSSSSDSATSTSTDSSSENSDS; encoded by the exons ATGTCAGCAGACAAGCAACCAGACCATCCACGTTTTGTGAATCCTCCGCCTCCTGAGGTGACCAACCCCAGCAGGCCAGGCCGAACAACCAACCAGCTGAAGTACATGCAGAATGTAGTAATTAAATCCCTGTGGCGGCACCATTTGGCCTGGCCCTTTCACCAGCCTGTTGATGCAGTCCGTCTTGGACTTCCA GATTATCATACGATAATAACGTCTCCCATGGACTTGGGAACCATCAAGAAACGGCTCGAGAACAACTACTATTGGAGTGCAAGTGAATGTATGCAAGACTTCAACACCATGTTCACCAACTGCTACATCTATAACAAG CCTACAGATGACATAGTGCTGATGGCCCTAGCCGTGGAAAAGATTTTCCTGCAAAAAGTTGCCCAGATGCCCCAGGGGGAAGTGGAGATTTCCCCTCATGCTGCCAAAGGGAAAGGCCGAAAGAGTAGCACTCCAG GAAATGTGACCACATGTTCTTCAGCTACGACGCCCACATCTCAGCCAAGCGGCAGCTACACACCCTCCAGCTTACCGTCAACGACCAGACACCATTCACACAACGCCACAAAA AAGAAGGGGCTGAAGCAGAAGGTAGGCGGAACCGCTGATACCGAAGCTGAACAGGGCAAACTGAGCGAACAGCTCAGGTATTGCAACGATATCCTGGCGGAAATGATGTCTAAGAAATACGTGGCCTACGCCTGGCCCTTCTACAAGCCTGTGGACGCCGATGCTCTGGGGCTACACGATTACCGCGATATCATCAAATACCCCATGGATCTCGGCACTGTTAAA aAAAAGTTGAATGGAGGAGAGTACCAGGATGCACAAGCCTTCGCCGCAGACGTTAGGctagttttttccaattgctacaAATACAACCCTCCAAGTCACTTTGTTGTCACTGGGGCCAGAAAACTTCAG GGTGTGTTCGAGACTAGGTTTGCAAAGATGCCAGACGAGCCGGTGGAGTCGTTTTTACCACCGAGTGCCGTTTCCCCGAAGAGCGCAGGTTTTGCCGGGATAAGCGGCAACAGCTCCTCCAACTCAGACAAATCAAACTTGGCAGAGGAGCGTGCCACCCGACTTGCCGAGTTTCAAGAACAG CTTAAAGCTGTTCACGAGCAGCTCTCTGCACTCTCTGAAGTCCCGGTGATTAAACCAAAGAAGGAACAAGAAAAGGACAAGAACGAGGACAGCAGGCAACTTAAAGGCCGGAAAAAACCTAGCTCCAG GCAGTCGTGGAGGGTAAGCAAAGACTGGGACTCAGATGACGAAAGTCTGCAGATGACGTACAACGAGAAGCACCAGCTGAGCCTGGACATCAACCGGTTGTCTGGCATGAAGCTGGGCCGCGTGGTGCAGATCATTCAGACGCGAGAGCCCTCGATGCGGGACACCTGCCCCGACGAGATCGAGATCGACTTTGAGATACTGAAGCCGTCCACTCTGCGCGAGCTGGAGCAATACGTCAAGTCATGCCTGTACAAGAAGTTCAAGAAATTTCAAA AGAAGAGCAGTCAGCTTGTGTCTCATCCCGtcagctgcagcagctcttCAGACTCTGCCACCAGCACCTCCACTGACTCCAGTTCAGAAAACAGTGACTCGTGA